ATAGGTCTGCAGGTCGCCGGGGGCGTCAGTGGGAGCGCTGCTCATGCCGTATCCCCGGTGGTCAATGGTAATGACCCGGTAGCCGGCCGCTGCCAGTACGTCACGGTTGCGCGCGAATAGTTCGCCTGAGAGCGGGTAGCCGTGCAGCAGCAGTATAGGAGTACCGTTACCGACGGAGACGTAGTGAATCTGAGCGCCGTTGATGTCCAGCATCCCTTCCTGTCGCCCGGGACTGCCGCCTGCGGAAGCGGTCGTGGTGAGCAGGGCGACTGACAGCATCAGAACTTGTTTTTGCAGGGTGATCATCTTGGATTCCTCCGTGAGGGTGAGAGCGTGAAAACAGGTATGAGCGACTTGGTTGGATTTCCAACTGATCTTAACCGCAAGCGTCATCACCAACATCCGGTCGCGCTTCATGTCATCTTGTGGCCCGTGGAACCGCGTCAGGGAGCATTGACGAAACGAAACGAGATCGTGGCCGCAGCGTTAGAGCTCTACCGGACCTTCGGTGTCGGTGGAACAACTCTCAAGAACGTCTCTGACGCGTCGGAAGTTCCACTTGGCAACCTGTACTACTACTTCAAGACCCGCAGCCAGCTGGTGCTGGCCGTGCTGGACGAGTGCGAGCACGAATTGCAGACGCTGTTGAAACGGCTCTCGGGGCTCAGTCCCGTTGCGTGGCTGGACGCCTATTTTGAATGGCTGCTCACCGACCCGGCGGCCGCTGCCCGCTTCGGTTGTCCCTTCGGTGCGTTGGCTCTAGAGCTGCGCGCGCTGAGTGATCCGGCCGCAGATCGGGCCGCTGAGACCGTGGAAA
This sequence is a window from Deinococcus sp. KNUC1210. Protein-coding genes within it:
- a CDS encoding TetR/AcrR family transcriptional regulator; this translates as MEPRQGALTKRNEIVAAALELYRTFGVGGTTLKNVSDASEVPLGNLYYYFKTRSQLVLAVLDECEHELQTLLKRLSGLSPVAWLDAYFEWLLTDPAAAARFGCPFGALALELRALSDPAADRAAETVETYFRAVCVQTVALGLPLTFADDLFTAVQGSYTVARVRGDAAFFQASIQRLRDRTMQTIGAV